From the Roseibium sp. HPY-6 genome, one window contains:
- a CDS encoding FUSC family protein — MVKSGLGARQSVVRNDEKVRSLSGGIEFQPMLHLVSRTISRIQRYDPGALRVVRGIHLTIAVVIAALLAHWLGGFAHGVPGFSLAVVCAGAAGFVLLFTPISTRKHEARDLFLLALVLAGLTGFGAVIGEISGASASRVLQTLWICVIAIGFGLDGLGPFWMRVGRMISMVWLFVILTSSPHSPGIWLPAMALLGVAIAIAVRIGLWRPSAGKTFKRIETSNRRAIAEYLRMAASGTAQAREVTPITLHDLALLRAELEIATDLAENDGELRGLAPETAAMMRLAAEVVRNAMAALGPDVRSKLVSDPGYQEDLQTVLNRVETGVVPDLQKHPDKQWAHQAKTLPREDAFQVLRIAQAFERLWQLSDAHAQIERRRDDDVAPSGNVQFWRRISWQLAVQASAATTVGFAIGHYFQLSHAYWITITVIVVLCSSLGATVQKTLQRIAGTMVGFLAALLLEPVLADLPDLRLLLIVAMMPPIIILFERNYGIAVGFISFMVLIGLEALTGLPVSDFWARLCDTMIGAGAGLLASLLLFPRRSGEGVKGLAFAYLVSCRKVLTDRSDPTLQTEKSNYTDLKKAARKLIGAAQTYRAEQIPWASSTRTGGDLDVLVIVLADYVILYRQARSAVTKEVAGHPNETAIMELLGRMEKRVLDEFDAVLEHKALPVTHGLAEKWRAYMPSPDTTDIDIMTDWVATLYYARKVVRCLEGLQQEHVWSAPAELEGKTALA, encoded by the coding sequence CGAGGCAGAGCGTAGTTCGAAATGACGAGAAAGTCCGGTCTTTGTCAGGTGGGATCGAATTTCAGCCGATGCTTCATTTGGTGTCTCGCACCATTTCCCGGATCCAGCGATATGACCCCGGTGCCCTGCGCGTGGTCAGGGGCATTCATCTGACAATTGCCGTAGTAATTGCTGCGTTGCTTGCGCACTGGCTCGGTGGTTTTGCGCACGGCGTGCCCGGGTTTTCACTGGCGGTCGTCTGCGCGGGCGCAGCGGGATTTGTCCTGTTGTTCACACCCATCTCGACCCGAAAACACGAAGCCAGGGACTTGTTTCTGTTGGCGCTTGTTTTGGCCGGTCTCACGGGTTTTGGCGCTGTGATCGGTGAGATCTCCGGGGCATCTGCATCCCGTGTCCTGCAAACGCTCTGGATCTGCGTGATTGCCATCGGCTTCGGTCTCGACGGGCTCGGCCCATTCTGGATGCGCGTCGGGCGCATGATCTCGATGGTCTGGCTCTTTGTCATTTTAACCAGTTCGCCTCACTCACCCGGTATCTGGCTGCCCGCCATGGCGTTGCTCGGGGTGGCAATTGCCATTGCCGTCCGCATAGGCCTCTGGCGTCCGTCTGCGGGCAAGACGTTCAAAAGAATCGAAACGTCGAACCGCAGGGCGATCGCCGAATATCTGCGCATGGCGGCCAGCGGAACGGCACAAGCGCGAGAGGTGACGCCGATCACGCTTCATGATTTGGCGCTCTTGCGCGCCGAACTCGAAATAGCGACCGATCTTGCGGAAAACGATGGGGAACTCAGGGGGCTTGCGCCGGAAACGGCCGCGATGATGCGTCTGGCGGCGGAGGTAGTCCGAAACGCAATGGCTGCACTCGGCCCGGATGTCCGCTCCAAACTTGTCTCCGATCCTGGCTATCAGGAAGACTTGCAGACTGTCTTGAACCGCGTCGAAACAGGAGTGGTGCCGGACCTTCAAAAACATCCCGACAAGCAATGGGCGCACCAGGCCAAGACCTTACCAAGGGAAGACGCGTTTCAAGTCCTGAGGATCGCGCAGGCCTTCGAGCGGCTGTGGCAGTTGTCCGATGCACATGCGCAGATCGAGAGGCGCCGGGACGACGATGTTGCGCCCTCCGGCAATGTGCAATTCTGGCGCCGGATATCGTGGCAACTGGCCGTTCAGGCAAGCGCTGCGACCACCGTCGGCTTCGCGATCGGCCACTATTTTCAGCTCTCCCACGCCTATTGGATTACCATCACCGTGATTGTTGTCTTGTGCAGCAGCCTTGGTGCCACCGTTCAAAAAACACTCCAAAGAATAGCTGGAACGATGGTGGGGTTTCTCGCCGCGCTCCTCCTGGAGCCGGTACTTGCAGACCTGCCGGACCTTCGCCTTTTACTGATTGTTGCGATGATGCCGCCGATCATCATCTTGTTTGAGCGCAACTATGGCATCGCTGTCGGCTTCATAAGTTTTATGGTTTTAATCGGGCTGGAGGCATTGACCGGGCTGCCGGTCTCCGACTTCTGGGCTCGTCTCTGCGATACGATGATCGGCGCTGGTGCGGGCCTGCTCGCGTCCCTGCTGCTTTTTCCAAGACGGAGCGGCGAGGGGGTCAAAGGCCTCGCCTTTGCCTACCTGGTCTCTTGCAGGAAGGTTTTGACGGATAGAAGCGATCCGACTTTGCAGACCGAAAAATCGAACTACACCGACCTTAAGAAAGCCGCAAGAAAGCTTATCGGAGCGGCACAGACCTATCGCGCAGAACAAATCCCCTGGGCATCCAGTACCAGAACAGGAGGGGATCTGGACGTCTTGGTAATCGTGCTTGCGGATTATGTGATCCTCTACCGGCAGGCGCGATCGGCTGTCACGAAAGAAGTCGCGGGACATCCCAACGAGACGGCGATTATGGAACTGCTCGGCCGGATGGAAAAACGTGTTCTCGATGAGTTCGACGCAGTGCTGGAACACAAGGCGCTCCCGGTAACCCATGGCCTGGCGGAAAAATGGCGAGCCTACATGCCGTCTCCCGACACAACAGACATCGACATAATGACCGACTGGGTGGCGACGCTCTACTACGCGCGGAAAGTCGTCCGGTGCCTGGAAGGGCTGCAGCAGGAACATGTATGGAGCGCACCGGCGGAACTTGAAGGCAAAACCGCCCTTGCCTGA
- a CDS encoding molybdenum cofactor sulfurase: MTDQLTLLPDEIQTIAGFKVSGNVEGVFRTVSTDDFQTTAVESLELTFEGIPGDRHAGFTRKSGGREPWYPRGTEMCNERQVSILSVDELALIADRMGLATLKSEWIGGNILLSAIPNLTRLPPRTRLVFDGGLVIRIDGENIPCRVAGEAIASHNPEHDGLDLLFPRVARGLRGVVGYIEKPGMVRPGETATAHVSEQWIYPRTKSYTKHKK; this comes from the coding sequence ATGACCGATCAGCTCACCTTGTTGCCTGACGAGATCCAAACCATAGCTGGGTTCAAGGTGTCCGGAAACGTTGAAGGCGTTTTCCGGACTGTATCCACGGACGATTTCCAGACAACAGCCGTCGAAAGTCTTGAGCTGACTTTTGAGGGAATTCCTGGTGACCGGCATGCTGGCTTCACGCGCAAATCAGGGGGACGGGAACCCTGGTATCCGCGCGGAACGGAAATGTGCAATGAAAGACAGGTCTCCATTCTTTCGGTTGATGAACTTGCCCTGATCGCCGACAGAATGGGCCTTGCGACGCTGAAGTCGGAGTGGATTGGCGGTAATATCTTGCTCTCTGCGATCCCGAACCTGACCCGCCTGCCTCCGCGCACCCGCCTTGTTTTCGATGGCGGTTTGGTTATTCGCATTGATGGAGAGAACATACCCTGCAGGGTCGCCGGCGAAGCTATTGCAAGCCACAATCCGGAACATGACGGATTGGACCTTCTGTTTCCGAGAGTCGCGAGAGGATTGCGCGGGGTGGTGGGTTACATAGAAAAGCCCGGTATGGTCAGGCCGGGCGAAACCGCAACGGCTCATGTTTCAGAGCAATGGATCTACCCGCGGACGAAGAGTTATACCAAGCACAAGAAATAA
- a CDS encoding RidA family protein produces the protein MLPIHHMIGSAPQPVAPFSHAVETDGWIFITGQMPTNPDNPEAPLPDGVAAQTQRVMENLKLVLAGVDLSLENVVFARVYLTEFKRDYHAMNETYRSYFPPDKLPGRTCVGVTGLAVDALVEIDLVARRP, from the coding sequence ATGCTTCCTATCCATCACATGATCGGCAGTGCGCCGCAGCCGGTTGCCCCGTTTTCCCATGCTGTGGAAACAGACGGCTGGATATTTATCACCGGTCAGATGCCAACCAATCCGGATAATCCGGAAGCCCCTTTGCCGGACGGTGTCGCAGCGCAAACGCAGCGTGTCATGGAAAACCTGAAGCTGGTTCTTGCAGGTGTCGATCTGAGCCTGGAGAACGTTGTTTTTGCACGGGTTTATCTGACCGAGTTCAAGCGCGATTATCACGCGATGAACGAAACGTACCGGTCGTATTTCCCGCCCGACAAACTTCCGGGCCGCACATGCGTGGGCGTGACGGGACTTGCCGTCGATGCGCTCGTTGAGATTGACCTGGTTGCCAGACGGCCTTGA
- a CDS encoding DUF2293 domain-containing protein encodes MTAGTKRQKEMRKALRLLLPRVPMRDAEAILAGALAGHLRHLPPSIALWQATTSHVRHELTDYDTLLDEGYDRDSARFFVLDAMNDVLQDWGCNKPVTDADETP; translated from the coding sequence ATGACCGCAGGAACGAAACGGCAAAAAGAGATGCGCAAAGCCCTGCGCCTTCTTCTGCCGCGCGTGCCCATGCGCGACGCGGAAGCCATTCTTGCCGGTGCGCTCGCCGGACATTTGCGTCATCTGCCCCCCTCTATTGCGCTGTGGCAGGCAACAACCAGCCATGTACGGCACGAATTGACGGACTACGACACGCTGCTGGATGAGGGCTATGACCGGGATTCGGCGCGTTTCTTCGTTCTGGATGCCATGAACGATGTTCTTCAGGACTGGGGTTGCAACAAACCCGTTACGGACGCTGACGAGACGCCCTAG
- a CDS encoding EAL domain-containing protein gives MDKIRAFLRWMMIDPRHPEIAQAQYNELRTQIPSLYALLMVNAIAVAYTHYDVAPVYLTVGVLIPMLILTTVRMIAWLRASKITLGPNEAIRKMRQTVLLGSVVAVIYISWSLSLDGYGGPVERGHIALFIAITVIGCIFCLMNLPQAALMVMFIVTVPYLIHYVRQDQDVYFAIAMNIFLVCLVVLQVLISGYTGFCKLVKSQADLAAKQRETELLNAENERLAQTDALTELPNRRYFFNRVASLIKSRETQDGKFAVGVIDLDRFKPVNDTYGHKVGDQLLMAVGQRFKELNLADIEICRLGGDEFGFLYLGDLEKAAQTGQSICDMISEPYRVGEMNLAVGASCGIAFYPEAGTTAHALFDRSDYALYNSKTTSRGQTTVYSEEHEARIRSERAIENALQNADLDAEFQVYFQPVVSLPDKIVVGFEALARWDSPVLDRVAPDRFIAVAERTGQINRLTLSLFGKAIRQIKELPGDLSLSFNLSAQDITSSQTVNALLEAIEHHKVNPKLITFEITETSVIGSYEAAEACLKTLRSAGVKLALDDFGTGYSSLGYLHRLPIDCVKVDRSFVASIHEPVASGVITSIVNLCRSMEMLCVVEGVEDRTQLDLLKALRCNLVQGYHFAPPMAFSEIAESAASSGTIAGLPLSCTDGMEQLRLSSA, from the coding sequence ATGGACAAGATCAGGGCTTTCCTAAGGTGGATGATGATCGACCCGCGTCATCCCGAAATTGCCCAAGCCCAGTACAATGAGCTGAGAACTCAGATTCCGTCGCTTTACGCGCTGTTGATGGTGAACGCCATTGCTGTGGCCTACACGCATTACGACGTGGCTCCGGTCTACCTAACCGTTGGCGTCCTCATCCCGATGCTCATCCTGACGACGGTGCGCATGATTGCCTGGCTTCGCGCCAGCAAGATCACGCTCGGTCCGAATGAGGCGATCCGAAAAATGCGCCAGACCGTTCTGCTCGGCAGTGTTGTTGCGGTCATCTATATTTCGTGGTCGCTGAGCCTTGATGGTTACGGAGGCCCCGTCGAACGCGGACACATCGCGCTCTTCATTGCAATCACCGTCATCGGCTGCATTTTCTGCCTTATGAACCTGCCGCAGGCGGCGCTCATGGTGATGTTCATCGTGACCGTGCCCTACCTCATCCATTATGTGAGGCAGGATCAGGACGTCTATTTTGCCATTGCAATGAACATCTTCCTGGTCTGTCTTGTTGTCTTGCAGGTTCTGATCAGCGGCTATACCGGCTTTTGCAAACTGGTAAAATCACAAGCGGATCTGGCCGCCAAACAGCGTGAAACAGAGCTTTTGAATGCGGAAAATGAACGGCTGGCCCAGACAGACGCACTCACCGAGCTTCCCAACAGGCGTTACTTCTTCAACCGTGTCGCGAGCCTTATAAAAAGCCGGGAAACGCAGGACGGCAAATTCGCGGTCGGCGTCATCGACCTTGACCGGTTCAAGCCGGTGAATGACACCTACGGCCACAAGGTCGGCGACCAGCTTCTTATGGCAGTCGGCCAGAGGTTCAAGGAGCTCAACCTTGCGGATATCGAAATCTGCCGGCTGGGCGGGGACGAATTCGGCTTCCTTTACCTGGGCGATCTGGAAAAAGCTGCGCAGACCGGCCAGTCGATCTGCGACATGATCAGCGAACCCTACCGCGTTGGAGAAATGAACCTCGCCGTTGGGGCTTCCTGTGGTATCGCCTTTTATCCGGAGGCCGGCACGACAGCGCACGCTCTGTTCGATCGCTCCGATTATGCTCTCTACAATTCCAAGACAACATCGCGCGGGCAAACAACGGTTTACTCGGAAGAACATGAAGCGCGGATCCGTTCGGAGCGCGCCATCGAAAACGCCTTGCAGAATGCGGATCTTGATGCGGAGTTCCAGGTCTATTTTCAGCCTGTCGTATCGCTGCCCGACAAGATTGTTGTGGGCTTCGAGGCCCTGGCAAGGTGGGACAGCCCGGTGCTGGATAGAGTTGCTCCGGACAGGTTCATTGCTGTGGCAGAACGTACGGGCCAGATCAACCGCCTGACCTTGTCGCTTTTTGGCAAAGCCATCAGGCAGATAAAAGAGTTGCCGGGTGACCTGAGCTTGTCTTTCAATCTGTCCGCGCAGGACATCACCTCTTCACAGACGGTAAATGCACTCCTCGAAGCGATTGAACATCACAAGGTCAATCCAAAGCTGATCACGTTCGAAATCACCGAGACGTCGGTCATCGGGAGCTATGAAGCTGCGGAAGCGTGCCTCAAGACGTTGCGCAGCGCTGGCGTGAAGCTGGCTCTCGACGATTTCGGCACCGGCTATTCAAGCCTCGGATATCTCCACCGCCTGCCGATTGATTGCGTCAAGGTGGATCGCAGCTTCGTCGCGAGCATTCACGAACCTGTCGCCAGCGGCGTTATTACCTCGATTGTCAATCTGTGCCGCTCGATGGAAATGCTCTGCGTTGTCGAGGGCGTGGAGGACAGGACCCAGCTTGATCTATTAAAAGCGCTTCGCTGCAATCTGGTGCAGGGTTACCACTTCGCGCCGCCCATGGCGTTCAGCGAAATCGCCGAAAGCGCCGCATCAAGCGGGACCATTGCCGGGCTGCCTCTGTCTTGCACAGACGGCATGGAGCAGTTGCGGCTTTCCAGCGCCTGA
- a CDS encoding metalloregulator ArsR/SmtB family transcription factor: MADRTRTRLLNALKSAGPQTAGELAEDLGVTSVAIRQHLDGLNQEDLVGFEDVKGSVGRPKRVWQLTSKGHQQFPDNHANLILGLLGGVTDLYGEDGLENLIAHREAKASQSYSAAMSDVSDLKDKVEILADLRSHEGYMAEAISDRDGFLLIENHCSICAAATACQGFCRSELSLFKTVLGPEVTVERVEHLLSGDRRCMYRITPQDSAEHSE; the protein is encoded by the coding sequence ATGGCTGATCGTACGCGAACCCGTCTGTTGAATGCTTTGAAATCCGCCGGTCCGCAAACTGCGGGTGAACTGGCTGAGGACCTCGGTGTCACCTCAGTCGCCATAAGGCAGCATCTTGACGGCTTGAACCAGGAAGATCTTGTTGGTTTTGAAGACGTGAAGGGTTCGGTTGGCCGCCCGAAGCGGGTTTGGCAGCTCACATCGAAAGGGCATCAGCAGTTTCCCGACAATCATGCGAACCTGATACTGGGTTTGCTTGGCGGCGTAACAGACCTTTATGGTGAAGACGGCCTGGAAAACCTGATTGCGCACAGGGAAGCAAAGGCCAGCCAGTCCTACAGCGCTGCCATGAGTGATGTTTCCGACTTGAAGGACAAGGTCGAGATTCTGGCAGATCTGAGAAGCCACGAAGGCTACATGGCGGAGGCGATCAGCGACCGGGACGGTTTTCTTCTTATTGAAAATCACTGTTCGATCTGCGCAGCTGCGACGGCCTGCCAGGGTTTTTGCCGTTCCGAGCTCAGCTTGTTCAAAACAGTGCTCGGGCCCGAGGTGACCGTTGAGCGTGTCGAACATCTTTTGTCGGGGGATCGCCGCTGTATGTACAGAATCACACCTCAAGATAGCGCCGAACACTCTGAATGA
- a CDS encoding ABC transporter ATP-binding protein has protein sequence MAFARPLLAGLIDRYFRPFETHLKPLDLPVTRLPDQGPLRLVWHFAKMFRRQLLIVSALAMISSVLGLAGIWAIAYVVDGVTEQGASQFLTDHGWALLGFFGLFVILDPLVFLLRQTFAFQTVRILLPAAMRWQAHKAVEAQDLAFFEDTFAGQVASRIAQVTMSVHRQMMLAIERIPFLVIQFGGSLLLLVALSWPLALPVFVWIVANTLVAWLAVPTYMKRSAKVAAANSRATGAMTDVYSNIAMVKLFAAEDSEAGAIRKVIGETIDTRHSENRAYILTDSSVYFLNVLMILSVVVIGFWGMTGGWVTIGDFVAGLTVTRALSAASSSFIGVGQSITSTLGTIKDAMPIMTSQPEIKDRPGAVALRVEDGRIGFDNVSFAYRKDRKAVLDAFSLSIEPGERVGLVGLSGAGKSTVISLLMRLRDVSGGSIRIDGQDVRDVTQTSLRSQIGVVTQDISLLNRSIRDNIRYGKPDASDEEIRAAAQASEALDFISEQKDSKGREGLDAHVGDRGVKLSGGQRQRITIARVLLKNAPILILDEATSALDSEAEIAIQQNLATVMEGRTTLAVAHRLSTIAAMDRLVVMDKGMIVEEGTHRDLLARGGLYAALWERQSGGFLALSAAE, from the coding sequence GTGGCATTTGCCAGGCCATTGCTTGCCGGGCTGATCGACAGATATTTTCGCCCGTTCGAAACACACCTGAAGCCGCTCGACCTGCCCGTGACACGCTTGCCGGACCAGGGGCCGCTCAGGCTCGTATGGCATTTTGCCAAGATGTTTCGCCGGCAGCTTCTGATCGTGAGTGCGCTGGCGATGATCTCATCGGTGCTGGGGCTGGCCGGAATCTGGGCAATCGCCTATGTCGTTGACGGCGTCACGGAACAAGGTGCATCGCAGTTTTTGACGGACCACGGCTGGGCGTTGCTCGGTTTCTTCGGTCTGTTCGTTATCCTGGATCCGCTGGTCTTTCTTTTGCGCCAGACCTTTGCTTTTCAAACGGTCCGCATTCTTCTGCCGGCGGCAATGCGCTGGCAGGCCCACAAGGCTGTTGAAGCGCAGGATCTTGCTTTTTTCGAAGACACGTTTGCCGGGCAGGTTGCCTCGCGCATTGCGCAGGTGACAATGTCCGTCCATCGCCAGATGATGCTCGCAATCGAGCGGATCCCTTTTCTTGTGATTCAGTTTGGCGGATCGCTTTTGTTGCTCGTGGCACTGTCATGGCCACTGGCTTTGCCGGTTTTTGTCTGGATTGTCGCCAACACGCTGGTCGCCTGGCTCGCTGTTCCAACGTACATGAAGCGGTCTGCAAAGGTCGCGGCGGCGAACTCCCGCGCCACGGGAGCAATGACCGACGTCTATTCCAATATAGCGATGGTCAAGCTCTTTGCGGCGGAAGATTCAGAGGCAGGCGCCATCCGCAAGGTCATCGGGGAAACGATCGACACGCGCCATAGTGAAAACAGGGCTTACATACTAACGGACAGCAGCGTCTATTTCCTCAATGTGCTGATGATCCTGTCCGTCGTGGTGATCGGATTCTGGGGCATGACGGGCGGCTGGGTCACGATCGGCGACTTTGTTGCCGGCCTGACGGTTACGCGTGCACTGTCGGCGGCATCCTCCAGCTTTATTGGTGTCGGCCAGTCGATCACGAGCACGCTGGGAACGATCAAGGACGCAATGCCGATCATGACCAGCCAGCCTGAGATTAAGGACCGGCCGGGCGCGGTTGCGCTGAGGGTCGAAGACGGCAGGATCGGATTTGACAATGTCTCCTTTGCCTATCGCAAGGACCGCAAGGCGGTGTTGGACGCCTTCAGCTTGTCGATCGAGCCGGGCGAACGGGTTGGCCTCGTAGGGCTTTCTGGCGCGGGCAAATCCACCGTCATTTCGTTGCTCATGCGGCTACGCGATGTTTCAGGAGGCAGTATCAGGATCGACGGACAGGACGTCAGAGACGTCACGCAAACATCACTCCGCAGCCAGATAGGCGTCGTGACGCAGGACATTTCGCTTCTGAACCGGTCTATCAGAGACAACATTCGCTACGGCAAGCCTGACGCGAGCGACGAGGAAATCCGCGCGGCTGCACAAGCTTCCGAGGCGCTTGACTTCATTAGCGAGCAAAAGGACAGCAAGGGGCGCGAGGGACTTGATGCGCATGTCGGTGATCGGGGCGTTAAGCTTTCGGGCGGCCAACGGCAACGCATCACCATTGCCCGGGTGCTTTTGAAAAACGCACCCATTCTGATCCTCGACGAGGCGACGTCCGCACTCGACAGCGAAGCTGAAATCGCAATCCAGCAGAACCTTGCTACAGTCATGGAAGGCCGGACCACCCTCGCGGTCGCCCATCGTCTGTCGACAATTGCGGCAATGGACCGGCTGGTTGTCATGGACAAGGGGATGATTGTTGAGGAAGGCACCCATCGCGACTTGTTGGCCCGCGGCGGGCTTTATGCCGCGCTGTGGGAGCGGCAGTCGGGCGGTTTCCTCGCGCTCAGCGCAGCTGAATAG
- a CDS encoding pyruvate kinase yields MDLRHNGSAIEDSAALAERQSGSVASELEALFRDVMALRTHVLRDASKLLAGFGPGEHQPEIINLAHYISLRRHDIRSLQRRLMCHGLSSMGRLESRVMPTFDAVLAALSAMTGQAQDASFETDADFFSGQDHLDRVTAELFGPKPVNRRSRIMVTLPSEAAEDSRLLRRLVRKGMNVARINCAHDNPFVWRKMAEQVSAAARKENKDVRILMDIAGPKIRIESVFSVKKVPKLVPGDRFRLVLSSKLGAHPEIMVSASVSLPQMVERLTVGDRVLYDDSKLEGAVKSVSNGEAIVEVNRSKAGGAKIKPNKGINLPDTSLGISPLTNKDKGDLKTVVALADMIGYSFVSGPDDIDLLEDTLQAMKLSDKPLGIVAKIERPEAVENLPALIARASVRRPLAIMIARGDLASEIGFERLAEMQEEILWICEAASTPVIWATQVLESLVKFGSPSRGDMTDAAMAARAECVMLNKGPAVDEAVELLDRLAMRMEGHMTKKTPTLRALRSW; encoded by the coding sequence ATGGATTTACGGCACAATGGATCCGCAATCGAAGACAGCGCCGCGCTGGCTGAAAGACAATCAGGCAGCGTTGCCAGTGAGCTAGAAGCACTTTTCAGGGACGTGATGGCTTTGCGGACACACGTCTTACGCGATGCATCGAAACTTCTCGCCGGTTTTGGTCCTGGGGAACACCAGCCGGAAATTATCAATTTGGCTCACTATATCAGCCTGCGCCGGCACGATATCAGATCTCTTCAACGCCGATTGATGTGTCACGGTCTGTCGTCCATGGGCCGATTGGAGAGCCGCGTGATGCCGACTTTCGACGCGGTGCTCGCGGCGCTTTCCGCTATGACAGGGCAGGCGCAGGATGCGTCTTTTGAGACCGATGCAGACTTCTTCAGCGGTCAAGATCATCTTGATCGGGTGACCGCAGAACTGTTCGGTCCAAAGCCGGTGAACCGCAGAAGCCGAATCATGGTGACATTACCAAGTGAAGCTGCAGAAGACAGCAGGCTCTTGCGCCGGCTCGTTCGAAAGGGCATGAACGTCGCCCGGATAAACTGTGCACACGACAATCCCTTCGTCTGGCGCAAGATGGCCGAGCAGGTGAGCGCGGCAGCCAGGAAGGAAAACAAAGACGTCAGGATCCTGATGGACATTGCCGGTCCCAAGATCCGAATTGAATCCGTCTTCAGCGTCAAGAAAGTTCCCAAGCTGGTTCCAGGAGACCGTTTTCGCCTTGTATTATCGTCGAAGCTTGGCGCACACCCGGAAATCATGGTCAGCGCAAGCGTGTCGTTGCCGCAAATGGTGGAGCGGCTGACTGTTGGCGACAGGGTTCTGTACGACGACAGCAAATTGGAAGGCGCCGTAAAGAGCGTCTCAAATGGCGAAGCCATTGTTGAGGTAAACCGGTCAAAGGCCGGCGGCGCAAAAATCAAACCCAACAAGGGGATCAATCTTCCCGACACCTCACTCGGCATTTCACCACTGACCAACAAGGACAAGGGTGATCTGAAAACAGTCGTCGCCCTGGCCGACATGATTGGCTACTCCTTCGTGAGCGGACCGGATGATATCGACCTCCTGGAAGACACGTTGCAGGCCATGAAGCTGAGCGACAAGCCACTTGGTATCGTCGCCAAGATCGAGCGTCCCGAGGCAGTGGAAAATCTGCCGGCTCTGATCGCCCGTGCGAGCGTTCGCAGACCGCTGGCCATCATGATCGCAAGAGGGGATCTTGCTTCGGAGATCGGCTTTGAACGACTTGCCGAAATGCAGGAAGAAATCCTCTGGATCTGCGAAGCCGCCAGCACGCCGGTGATCTGGGCCACTCAGGTTCTGGAAAGCCTTGTGAAATTCGGCAGTCCGTCCCGAGGCGATATGACCGACGCGGCTATGGCTGCGCGGGCCGAATGTGTGATGCTGAACAAGGGGCCTGCGGTTGACGAGGCAGTTGAACTGCTCGACAGGCTTGCGATGCGAATGGAAGGTCATATGACAAAGAAAACGCCGACCCTCCGCGCCTTGCGTTCGTGGTGA
- a CDS encoding helix-turn-helix domain-containing protein, translated as MDKRERAVLFRERLSDAIRSRDMNRSDLARGANLDRSTVSQLLSEDAPRLPNGQALASISTALGVSADWLLGLSTHRGAAAEILDQAVQVAETDRHPVDEHLLAWFRDAVGAKIRHVPANLPDVLKTDAILSYEYAGETLRTADQAITGTRDQQALLHRAETDMEISLSREALEAFARGEGLWSGLSAEVRREQLLVMGQSLSDLYPSLRLHLFGATDRYSSPFTVFGQKWAALYLGQRYLAFSNTRHVQLFAGHFDDLVRHAVVRSHEAGEFVAGLAESI; from the coding sequence ATGGACAAGCGAGAACGCGCAGTATTGTTTCGTGAACGGCTTTCCGACGCGATCCGCAGCCGGGATATGAACCGCAGTGATCTGGCGCGCGGCGCCAATCTTGATCGGTCGACCGTCTCACAGCTCTTGTCGGAAGATGCCCCGCGCCTGCCAAACGGTCAGGCGCTCGCGTCGATTTCAACAGCGCTGGGCGTGTCTGCCGACTGGTTGCTTGGTTTGTCGACACATCGCGGCGCAGCCGCGGAAATCCTCGATCAGGCCGTGCAGGTCGCCGAAACCGACCGCCATCCTGTCGATGAACATCTCCTGGCATGGTTCCGCGACGCCGTTGGCGCGAAGATCCGCCATGTACCGGCCAATCTGCCAGATGTCCTGAAGACAGACGCTATTCTGTCCTACGAGTATGCGGGTGAAACCCTGCGCACGGCGGACCAGGCCATCACAGGAACGAGGGACCAGCAAGCGCTGCTGCACCGCGCCGAAACCGACATGGAAATTTCATTGTCCCGGGAAGCTCTGGAAGCCTTCGCGCGCGGCGAGGGACTCTGGTCCGGGCTGTCCGCGGAAGTGCGGCGTGAGCAGCTTCTGGTCATGGGCCAAAGCCTTTCTGATCTGTATCCATCGCTCAGATTACATCTGTTTGGCGCAACCGATCGCTATTCGTCTCCGTTTACGGTTTTCGGCCAGAAATGGGCCGCGCTGTATCTCGGTCAACGGTATCTCGCCTTTTCGAATACGCGTCACGTTCAGCTCTTTGCGGGGCACTTCGATGATCTCGTCCGCCATGCGGTGGTCCGCTCGCATGAGGCCGGCGAGTTTGTCGCCGGACTTGCCGAGAGTATCTGA